In the genome of Ignavibacteria bacterium, one region contains:
- the murC gene encoding UDP-N-acetylmuramate--L-alanine ligase, producing the protein MNNGLSNIKKVYFIGIGGIGMSGIAEYLAVQGIEVSGSDAASSEITDRLKTFGIKIFDEHKAENISSDLDLIIYTAAVKEDNPELKKAKELGIKFIKRAEMLGMIVNAKKLIAVSGAHGKTTTSSMISKVFIDANTDPLIFVGGNLDFLNGSSSRLGKGEYAIVEADEYDRSFLTLHPDIAVINNVEFDHSDVYKDLNDIMDSFKKFISNLKPDGVIVAYSGDENIKNLLIGLGNVKRFGFNEHDDFYISDLRNENGVQYFKINGKELKLSVPGKHNVINATAAYACGFMCGIKDDIIAKALYAFGGVKRRLELKYKNAIKVYDDYAHHPTEVRASFDAIRRNTDGRVITVFQPHLYSRTKDFYKEFAKELKDNDVVFLAKLYPAREKAIEGISSELILNELKNLNKKDSYYFENDTELLNGIKKEIKNSDTLIFQGAGSITNLCDKFIKEYINN; encoded by the coding sequence TTGAATAACGGATTATCAAATATTAAAAAAGTTTATTTCATCGGAATTGGCGGAATCGGTATGAGCGGCATAGCTGAATATCTTGCTGTTCAGGGAATTGAAGTTTCAGGCAGTGATGCAGCATCATCCGAAATAACCGACAGATTAAAAACTTTTGGAATAAAAATTTTTGATGAACATAAAGCGGAAAATATTTCAAGTGATTTGGATTTAATTATTTATACAGCAGCCGTGAAAGAAGATAACCCTGAATTGAAAAAAGCAAAAGAGCTTGGAATCAAATTTATAAAACGTGCTGAGATGCTCGGAATGATTGTAAATGCAAAGAAACTTATTGCAGTAAGCGGAGCGCATGGAAAGACGACTACTTCTTCGATGATTTCAAAAGTTTTTATCGACGCTAATACTGACCCGCTTATTTTTGTGGGAGGTAATCTTGATTTCTTAAACGGAAGCTCAAGCAGATTGGGAAAAGGTGAATATGCAATTGTTGAAGCTGACGAATACGACAGAAGTTTCTTAACGCTGCATCCTGACATTGCTGTAATTAATAACGTAGAATTTGACCATTCGGATGTTTATAAAGATTTGAATGATATAATGGATAGCTTTAAAAAATTTATTTCGAACCTGAAGCCTGATGGAGTTATAGTTGCTTACAGCGGAGATGAAAATATAAAAAACTTATTAATTGGCTTAGGAAATGTAAAACGGTTTGGTTTTAATGAACATGATGATTTTTACATCAGCGATTTGAGAAATGAAAACGGAGTTCAATATTTTAAAATAAACGGTAAAGAGCTGAAGTTGTCTGTTCCGGGAAAACATAATGTAATTAACGCGACTGCCGCTTATGCTTGCGGTTTTATGTGCGGAATTAAAGATGATATTATAGCAAAGGCATTGTATGCTTTCGGTGGAGTTAAAAGACGTCTTGAATTAAAATACAAAAATGCAATAAAAGTGTATGATGATTATGCGCATCATCCTACGGAAGTGCGCGCAAGTTTTGATGCAATAAGACGGAATACAGACGGCAGAGTAATAACGGTTTTTCAGCCGCATTTATATTCCCGGACAAAGGATTTTTATAAAGAATTTGCAAAAGAGCTTAAAGATAATGATGTTGTATTTCTCGCAAAGCTTTATCCCGCAAGAGAAAAAGCAATTGAAGGTATATCGAGCGAGTTAATATTAAACGAGCTCAAAAATCTGAACAAAAAAGATTCATATTATTTTGAAAATGATACTGAATTGCTAAATGGAATTAAAAAAGAAATTAAAAATTCCGATACATTGATTTTTCAGGGTGCGGGTTCAATCACAAATTTGTGTGATAAATTTATTAAAGAGTACATAAACAACTGA
- a CDS encoding FtsQ-type POTRA domain-containing protein codes for MSKPKIIGLILLVAVSVTAVVVFANKWRNNLNYDKITIEGNHTIPSTDILEIARLREDSTINLDELNIDLIQDRISKHPEIKKAFVSKEPPDLLKIEVIEKRPIAVLNTSMGIKLIDDELEIFPYRNIEKIYDLPVISGIRTEDNIKGLNNINKNELRAALFIVLNAFKESKGLYNNISEINIADSTKLIVYSNEKSIPFYLPYSNAQDVKSKEYQEVVRTKMRLYDNFMNNIFSKIMTREIEYVDLRFSNQVVVKYKI; via the coding sequence TTGAGTAAACCAAAAATCATAGGACTAATTTTGCTTGTTGCTGTTTCGGTTACTGCAGTGGTTGTCTTCGCGAACAAATGGCGTAATAATTTAAACTATGATAAAATTACAATCGAGGGAAACCACACTATTCCATCAACCGATATTCTTGAGATTGCAAGATTGAGAGAAGATTCGACAATTAACCTTGATGAACTGAATATTGATTTAATTCAGGATAGAATTTCAAAGCATCCGGAAATTAAAAAAGCTTTTGTGAGTAAAGAACCGCCTGATTTGCTTAAAATTGAAGTCATAGAAAAAAGACCGATTGCAGTTCTAAACACAAGCATGGGAATTAAGTTAATTGATGATGAGCTTGAAATTTTTCCTTATAGAAATATAGAGAAGATTTATGATTTGCCTGTAATAAGCGGTATTCGAACTGAAGATAATATTAAAGGTCTTAACAATATAAATAAAAATGAATTGCGTGCGGCATTGTTCATCGTTCTAAATGCTTTTAAGGAAAGCAAAGGGTTGTATAATAATATTTCTGAAATAAACATTGCCGATTCGACAAAGCTGATTGTTTATTCAAATGAAAAATCAATTCCGTTTTATCTTCCATATTCAAACGCTCAGGATGTGAAGAGCAAAGAATATCAGGAAGTAGTGCGAACAAAAATGAGGTTATATGATAATTTTATGAATAATATTTTTTCAAAAATTATGACCCGTGAAATAGAATATGTTGATTTAAGATTTTCAAATCAGGTAGTGGTTAAATATAAAATTTAA
- the ftsZ gene encoding cell division protein FtsZ, with translation MAIKLVTNNVDGAKIRVVGVGGGGGNIINNMVDEGINGVEFIAVNTDNQVLELNKAHVKITIGREITKGLGAGMDPEKGAKSAENSRDEITRALEGSDMVFITAGMGGGTGTGAAPVIARIAKSLDALVVAIITRPFDFEGKVKSVLANDGIEKLKREVDSLIIIPNQRLIELLDDEEITQREAFQHVDRVLYHATRGISQIITEAGQINVDFADVRTTMKGMGDAMIGTGLASGPERAEKATHAALDNPLLENIDITGAKRVLTNICTNGSLKIKEFDLINKIIMEKVGGDSGVILGMVEDPKMKEDELMVTLIATGFRKEEVIDTGATNVHNIFDYGKKEESKVIEPQTQEQYEQTVKKPMVARKVQENDYHITEIPGDNDLKKLDKPAFERRGININLNEDFSEPVKEKDEYDDFGFEDLNLDEDFQKPAFLRRQMD, from the coding sequence ATGGCAATTAAACTAGTTACTAACAATGTTGATGGTGCTAAGATTAGAGTTGTTGGAGTGGGCGGCGGCGGCGGAAACATTATTAATAACATGGTCGATGAAGGCATTAACGGTGTCGAGTTCATCGCGGTCAATACCGATAACCAGGTATTGGAGCTGAACAAAGCGCATGTTAAAATCACAATCGGTCGTGAGATTACTAAAGGTCTGGGAGCAGGTATGGATCCTGAAAAAGGAGCCAAATCTGCTGAGAACAGCAGAGATGAAATTACACGCGCGCTTGAAGGAAGCGACATGGTATTTATCACTGCAGGAATGGGTGGTGGAACCGGAACAGGTGCCGCTCCTGTAATTGCAAGAATTGCTAAAAGTCTCGATGCTCTTGTTGTTGCAATAATAACAAGACCTTTTGACTTTGAGGGCAAAGTTAAATCCGTGCTTGCAAATGATGGTATTGAAAAACTTAAAAGAGAAGTTGACAGCTTAATCATAATTCCTAATCAGCGATTGATTGAGCTTCTTGATGACGAAGAAATTACCCAGCGTGAGGCATTCCAGCACGTTGACAGAGTTCTTTATCATGCAACAAGAGGAATTTCTCAAATCATTACAGAAGCAGGTCAGATTAATGTTGACTTTGCTGACGTCAGGACAACAATGAAAGGAATGGGTGATGCAATGATTGGAACGGGATTAGCTTCAGGTCCTGAGCGTGCTGAAAAAGCAACCCATGCTGCACTTGATAACCCATTGCTTGAGAATATTGACATCACAGGTGCAAAGAGAGTTCTTACCAACATCTGCACTAACGGTTCGCTGAAGATTAAGGAATTCGATTTGATTAACAAAATCATCATGGAAAAAGTCGGCGGGGATTCAGGTGTGATTCTCGGAATGGTCGAAGACCCGAAGATGAAGGAAGATGAACTGATGGTAACGCTCATTGCTACCGGTTTTCGTAAAGAAGAAGTTATCGATACAGGAGCTACAAACGTTCATAATATTTTCGATTACGGAAAAAAAGAAGAGAGCAAAGTTATCGAACCGCAAACTCAGGAACAGTATGAACAGACGGTAAAAAAACCTATGGTTGCAAGAAAGGTTCAGGAAAACGATTATCACATAACCGAGATTCCCGGTGATAACGATTTGAAGAAACTCGACAAACCGGCTTTTGAAAGAAGAGGAATCAACATTAACCTTAATGAAGATTTCAGTGAGCCGGTAAAAGAGAAAGATGAATACGATGATTTTGGCTTTGAGGATTTGAATCTTGACGAGGACTTTCAAAAACCTGCTTTCTTAAGAAGACAAATGGACTAA
- the ftsA gene encoding cell division protein FtsA, whose protein sequence is MADKKKTKNQKEVNDNIVVGLDVGTTKICVIVSRVKSDGTVEILGIGKSPSYGLHRGIVVNPNKTIESIKSAINEAELNSGLTIKSASIGIAGHHIRCIQSSSAVGINNPDRVIEEDDIRRLVEQSKILKLPSDTKIIDVIPQEYIIDGKDGIFELPVGMFGVKLEAKVNIITGLVSSIDDLSKCVTSSGLEIDDIVLEPIASSYSVLDETEKKVGVAMIDIGGGTTDIAVFKKGVLKYTAGIGIAGSLVTNDIVEAIGISESEAERIKRDYGYATIDEIINDDTIQVESIKGKVPKKTRKSILARIIQARMTDIFELAAIEIKNSQIQNELHAGVVVTGGGSLIKGTKELAEQILGTEVNLGIPTGVSGGLIKEVESPIFATGVGLILHRIKTLNDINNLGLKKPTRKKVPMNAKTIFTKIKAWFDEL, encoded by the coding sequence ATGGCTGATAAAAAGAAAACAAAAAACCAGAAAGAAGTAAATGATAATATTGTTGTCGGACTTGACGTCGGAACTACAAAAATTTGCGTCATAGTGTCGCGTGTAAAATCAGATGGAACTGTCGAAATACTTGGCATCGGCAAATCACCGTCATATGGTCTTCATAGAGGCATTGTTGTTAATCCTAATAAAACAATTGAATCGATTAAGTCAGCTATTAATGAAGCCGAATTAAACTCCGGATTGACTATCAAATCTGCATCAATCGGTATTGCAGGACACCACATAAGATGCATTCAGTCAAGCAGTGCTGTAGGAATTAATAATCCTGATAGAGTTATTGAAGAAGACGATATAAGACGGCTCGTTGAGCAATCAAAAATTTTAAAGCTCCCGAGTGATACAAAAATTATTGATGTAATTCCTCAGGAATATATTATCGACGGTAAAGATGGAATATTCGAGCTGCCGGTAGGAATGTTCGGAGTAAAACTTGAAGCAAAAGTCAATATAATCACAGGTCTTGTTTCATCGATTGATGATTTATCGAAATGCGTTACAAGCAGCGGACTTGAAATCGACGACATAGTTCTTGAACCAATTGCGTCTTCATACTCAGTACTTGATGAAACAGAAAAGAAAGTTGGTGTTGCGATGATTGACATTGGCGGCGGAACAACTGATATAGCTGTTTTCAAAAAAGGGGTTTTAAAATACACGGCAGGCATCGGCATTGCAGGAAGTCTGGTTACAAACGATATAGTTGAGGCAATCGGAATTTCGGAAAGCGAAGCCGAAAGAATAAAACGTGATTATGGCTATGCAACAATTGATGAAATCATTAACGATGATACGATTCAGGTAGAATCGATAAAAGGAAAAGTTCCGAAAAAAACAAGGAAGAGCATCCTTGCAAGAATAATTCAAGCAAGAATGACCGACATCTTCGAGCTTGCAGCGATTGAAATAAAAAATTCTCAGATACAAAACGAGCTTCATGCAGGTGTTGTGGTTACAGGCGGTGGTTCACTTATAAAAGGAACAAAGGAACTTGCAGAGCAGATTCTCGGAACAGAAGTTAATCTCGGAATCCCAACGGGTGTTTCAGGCGGGTTAATCAAAGAAGTTGAAAGTCCGATTTTTGCAACGGGTGTCGGACTTATTCTTCACAGGATAAAAACCTTAAACGATATTAATAATCTCGGACTTAAAAAACCAACAAGAAAAAAAGTCCCGATGAATGCAAAAACTATTTTCACAAAAATAAAAGCATGGTTCGATGAGCTTTGA